In one window of Tenacibaculum mesophilum DNA:
- a CDS encoding ABC transporter ATP-binding protein, with the protein MLQVKDLEISFKNSLPIVQQVSFSLQKNKILGIVGESGSGKSISSLAILGLLPKTASIRGEILFNKQSLLSFNEQDFQKIRGNQIAMIFQEPMSSLNPTLTCGVQVAEMLQQHTQLSNQEIKEEVISLFSKVKLPRPETIYDSYPHQISGGQKQRVMIAMAIACKPQLLIADEPTTALDVTVQKEIILLLKELQQEFEMGIIFISHDLALVSEIADSVVVMHKGKIVEKGSANHVFLHPKESYTKALINSKPNTEKRLKTLPTVNDFINETINSTVYTNEERTAFHQTIYNKPPLLEIIDLHKDFISNASWFSKPTVVKAVNDVSFKIYKGETLGLVGESGCGKTTLSRTILQLEKATSGSILYNGKDITKLSRKDFKKLRKEIQIIFQDPFSSLNPRITVGDAILEPMKVHNILNSNKERKEYVCNLLEKVGLEATHFNRYPHEFSGGQRQRIGIARAIALQPKLIICDESVSALDVSVQAQVLNLLNQLKTEFNFTYIFISHDLSVVKYMADQLVVMNKGRIEEIADADEIYQHPKTKYTQTLIEAIPKGL; encoded by the coding sequence ATGCTTCAAGTTAAAGATTTAGAAATATCCTTTAAAAACTCTCTACCCATAGTTCAACAAGTTTCTTTTAGCCTTCAAAAAAACAAAATACTAGGAATTGTTGGTGAAAGCGGTAGTGGAAAATCAATAAGTTCTTTAGCTATTTTAGGATTACTTCCTAAAACTGCTTCCATAAGAGGGGAGATACTTTTTAACAAACAATCTTTGTTGAGTTTTAATGAGCAAGATTTTCAAAAAATACGTGGTAACCAAATAGCCATGATTTTTCAAGAACCTATGAGTTCTCTGAACCCTACATTAACTTGTGGTGTTCAAGTTGCTGAAATGCTACAACAGCATACACAATTATCTAATCAAGAAATTAAGGAGGAAGTTATTTCCTTATTCTCAAAGGTAAAACTTCCCAGACCTGAAACTATTTACGATTCGTATCCTCATCAAATAAGTGGCGGGCAAAAGCAACGTGTGATGATTGCTATGGCAATTGCCTGCAAGCCACAATTACTTATTGCTGATGAGCCTACAACAGCATTGGATGTAACCGTACAAAAAGAAATTATTTTACTTTTGAAAGAACTACAACAAGAGTTTGAAATGGGAATTATTTTTATTTCACACGATTTAGCATTGGTTTCTGAAATTGCAGATTCTGTTGTGGTAATGCATAAAGGAAAAATAGTAGAAAAGGGAAGTGCTAATCATGTTTTTTTACACCCAAAAGAAAGTTATACAAAAGCTTTAATCAACTCAAAACCAAATACAGAAAAACGATTAAAAACTTTACCTACAGTTAACGATTTTATTAATGAAACTATAAACTCTACAGTGTATACAAATGAGGAGCGCACTGCTTTTCATCAAACAATATATAATAAACCTCCGTTGTTAGAAATTATTGATTTGCATAAAGATTTTATCAGCAATGCTTCATGGTTTTCAAAACCAACTGTTGTAAAAGCCGTCAATGACGTTTCTTTTAAGATTTATAAAGGTGAAACTTTAGGACTAGTAGGAGAAAGTGGTTGTGGAAAAACCACTTTAAGTAGGACTATTTTACAACTAGAAAAAGCCACTTCGGGAAGTATTCTATATAACGGAAAAGATATTACTAAACTCTCGAGAAAAGACTTTAAAAAACTTCGGAAAGAAATTCAGATTATATTTCAAGATCCGTTTTCTTCATTGAATCCAAGAATTACTGTTGGTGATGCTATTTTAGAACCGATGAAAGTTCATAACATTTTAAATTCTAATAAAGAGCGAAAAGAATATGTCTGCAACTTATTAGAAAAAGTAGGTTTAGAAGCAACTCACTTTAATCGTTACCCACATGAATTTTCTGGCGGACAGCGCCAACGTATAGGAATTGCTCGTGCTATAGCTCTACAACCAAAACTAATTATTTGTGACGAATCGGTTTCTGCACTCGATGTATCAGTGCAAGCACAAGTATTAAACTTATTGAATCAATTAAAAACAGAATTTAATTTTACTTATATATTTATTTCTCATGATTTATCTGTGGTAAAATACATGGCAGATCAATTAGTTGTAATGAACAAGGGTAGAATTGAAGAAATAGCTGATGCTGACGAAATTTACCAACATCCAAAGACAAAATACACCCAAACTTTAATAGAAGCCATCCCAAAAGGGCTGTAA